Genomic DNA from Schistosoma haematobium chromosome 1, whole genome shotgun sequence:
ccatgtttcgctgccgtaaattaaaacagaacggactgccgggcaggatactcgtccttttattgatagacggatatctcgccttcgccacacgtgacataagttggcaaaagccaaatgcGCATTTGAacccgtgctgagatttcatcagacaccaacccattagggctgatcagacttccaagataagtgaagttgtcaacgcgttcgactacttcactccctatccttagttcaggtgttgacgcagaccagtcctgaagcaacaacttgcatttagagggagagaagcgcattccaaacattctggcattgttgctcagtgctaccaaaagactctgcattttatcagcgtcttcaacaAGTAGGACTATGCCatttgcgtattctaagtcgataagtggaccctctggtaggagatcaatgcccgaaaattcagtagacgagaatgttatttccatcaataagtctatgatgaagttaaacaaaaatggaaaaagtggacagccttgacggacaccacttgaggttgcaaaatcagatgacagttcgccataagctctgactcgattagtagtgttcgagtaaagagccttcataaTGTTTACGTATTTCTGTGGTGCacttttcaatgacagacactgctaCAGAACCTCTTGGTCTACAGGGTCAAATGTTGCTTTTAaatcaagaaagaccaccattgtcggacgccgataagcatgcctgtgttctagaacctgacgaatggtgaatatgtggtcgatgcagtcatgaccaggtctgaagccagcttgattctctcgtgtttgcagttcacgagtcttagttaagcgtctgataattattgaggctaatattttagatactatattagttaaactaatccctctatggttgtcacagggtgattttaaccctctcttatatattgggacgatcacTGATCGCGAACGTTCAGATGGGATTATATCCAGTTCTCAGGTTTAAACTAAAATACTAGTCAACCggatcgctaaaattggaccaccatccttaaaaacctctggagccaatccatctggaccagctgccctttctcgtttcagattaactataggctttcgaacttctgctagagttggaggacctacttcaatgttgcatttacactgtctgggaatggagagtagttgtagagtagctgaaggccagctgaactgttcccgaaagtgttccgcccatcgttctaaacgtctggaccgAGAGTAGATGCGGgggtcgtctttttccgaaatagtttgacttacacttgatttattaattccagtttcttttattagtctgtagagctgtcttgtgttccctgtagtcgccgccttttacatctcttttgctttcgttgcccaccactgctcacggtcgttccttagacttttgcttaacctagatctgatttgttgcgctcttcatcgtgttcagagcctgatgggatgagtttattagaatccatcagtgcaatagacctagaggaaatccattggttttttgtaaccctgtggtttaaatcactgatagatgtcactgctgtttgtatagctttccaagcaacatctgggtcagcctcgttttcagaactacctcattgtgacctcagttgttcctggaatctacttttggttttctcgctactcaatccAGTTCTAATGAGTCTTTTTACTGTgacttttttgcgtccagtgaggcgcaagcagttgcgtgctcgtattagggcatggtcggagtccaagcaggtactccagaatgagcgacaatcttctaccgaccctctccaacgatgactgatggcaatatagtctatttgagtccatcgttggtttggtgtatggggtcaccatgttagacgatgtctctccttatgcttaaaatttgagTTTGCtgaaaataaacgattgtctgaccacagttgcagcagacgatcaccattatctgttcgctgaaccggaatactaaaatacccacctaaatgcctttctgtttggtttaagctacctatctgggcattaaagtcacctgctacaagtACTATGTCTggacgtttagctttctgaagaagttcagatagctttctgtaaaattcatctttcacttcatctaaGCTGCAGTCAGTaagagcgtaggcagaaacgacgaaaaggcaacgacgtgtgtccctatccttccgagtttttacggagccgtctagccgaacagcacataaacgactgttaacggggatacactctaacagtgcttgttccgccctcatgtttagtgctatccctactcctgccagtccacgagagctggccgtcgggtcaccagatacacggagggtgtgcctcgtcggctctccgttttgccgaggtgaggtcaagtgaatgaccacactgggatcctgtatgcgtgtttcagcgaatgtccggcgctttaaccagatccgaaaccaatggtgcacatagggcccagtatcctgtgggaaaaaaatggcgtatgaaccaatttcttggccaccggctaccattggactggatctcctcacgatgctccactgccttgtgggttagacctttaggtcaaaggctgggggtgtggccccctaagaaaaccacctacttcggtctgggcactcgagcagtatcacagccctcacacatatcaaatgagattcgTGGGGCACACATATTtggtgcccttttgtaccaatatttatctgttcaaataattaaataaaataagagtGACAGAAAACAACTGGGTAGGTAATTAAGAATTCTATCAATAAAATTGACCGGAATACCTTGCCGATTTTCGAAATCCATGCATTGTATTGAAACAGAATATGTTGTGACAGAAAGCACAGAAGCTTTTCGGCATTAATTAAAGGTGCAAACACGTCACAACATGTGGATATTACACAGTCATTTATGAGTCCTTATTTTTATACCACACAAGTCTGCAACTACATCTTATAACTATCAAGTGAGATCAAATCAGTAATACCCTCCTACTTTTAATCAAACTATATACATACTGATGTTTAAGCACGTTAAAAGCACTCAACTGCAGAAACTACTGTGAACTCATGGAAGAAATGAACCGCTTAAACATGGTATATAGCTTCTTATACTCCTAAGGGATCCCCAGGACTTTTACTCATTTCCAGCACGTAAAACGCCTTTGATTTGTAGAGAAGCAAGTAGTTGAAAGACCCTGAATAGTTATAAAGTTATCTTGAGAGAACAACAATCTAGTTTGTTCACTCGTCACAATACACTAAAGAATACTGATATTAGATCTAACAATAAAGGCTGGATTGATAtcagttaaaaataaaaaacgaCACAGCTAAAATGACTTTATACCTGGGGTGAACTGAACTTCAATTACTCTAAGGTATCTAGGTAAATCTTCGTATGAAAATTCTTTCACTAAACCCGACACTCCAGTAGAACGATCTAGCGTATTATCATGAAATACGACAACCTGATTATCTTTCGTGATATGACAATCAGTCTCGAACATATTTGTGCCAACAAGCAAAGAGCTAGGTGTGATCAACGTACAATTATGACAAATGCTCATTCATACCTACTGAAAGCCTCTAAAGTATTTTCAATCTGTTCTCCTGAACCACCCCGGTGACTAATATGAGAAGCTTCGAAAGGAAGCCGCTTTCTTCTGAGAAATATGATCGGTCTCCTCAGCAGAATATATGACGTGGAAGAGTAAGCAACAAACACTGTCGCGATGAAACCCAGCATGTCTGAATACCCTACTGTACACCCGCATTCGAAGTGAACTCATAATTTGTAGGCCATGAGAAATAGGTCGTGCAAACAAAAATGAGAACTTCAATGTCTGTATATCTTAAAACCAGCCTTAAAAATGCACGatatttcagattttcaattaAAATTGATCACATGCTGAAGATTTATAGAGGATTGACCTCTGATTTCAAAAAGCTTGCATATATTAAACCGTAACTACGTTAGGCGACTGATCCAAATGATCTGTCTTGAACTTAATGTTCGGTAGATTAATTTTCTTTTGAGTTTTACCAGAACTATTAGTCggctgtggttttgcctcagcttactattcggtttccCAGTTTTTCACGTCAACGTTAGCCAACTAATCCAGATGAAATTTGAAATCAACCCATACGGAGGGCACACCAACAATGACCTTAACTGACTTTCTGATTTAAACTAAAAATTATACCGAAATCAGCACTGATTCGATATTGATATttataaacacaaaatacttgtaCTACTTGTAGGTTAAACTATTAATcaacagctattactacaccttACAACGACTTAATAAAATATCTCTACATGGAATCATTCTTAATTGTCATAATCTCACTTTGTTGAACTATTAATCTTCATGTGGATTTCTATTTTTCGCGTTTTTGGAATAAAAGCAAACATTTCGAAAATACTCTATGAAATTTCTCTCGGCCAGTTGCTGCCGCCCCTTtctgatttatctttcagcttgtCAGCACCGGGAGGATTATTATCATTCTTCTGGTAACCTCCAAGGCGCGACAATCCCACTAAATTTGTTATCGAATTAACGTCACGCTGATTCTGGTGTGAGAGTTGTGTTGTGGTACAggtcctaaccacacaatcctcaaagctaaaCACGAGgcaactgggaaaatagatattcaacatttgatGCGGGGAAAATCAAAACGACGGAGAAGGCGAGAAGAAaaaagtcaattgaatctaactgagtggcatggctcagcctcaCAGGCATGGTCGCTCTATATGACTTGCTTTCACTCATACTAAATGTATTTTTCTATCTCCAGAATGAATGTGTTCTCCGTtatatattggtaattgttGCGATCCGACAAGTCAGTGTAGGGAGTGATGTGACTCCTTCGTAAGaacttatagattaggcagataaaacatgaaaaatctacaattttacgATTGGTCGCAAGTGGAAGGTTGACATCATCCATTTTCAGTTTgaaaaggacaggaggcttgatggcctgtgttagtcctggcaatggtggtctctcagctGATACAACTTTTTTTGATAGAGTCGACAGATGGAGCCTCAgacacgtgctgaggtaatgaattccactcgttgatgatttgATGGGAAAGTCAATAGTcggctgacaagtaatttgttctgagcTGGTGAATGTTTTGGAGTGTCCTCATAAATTCTCTGCTTTGGAAGACacgaaaaatgagggcatatcaggtgcaaatttagcactaagcaatttgaaaactgtagtcgagtcgcctctagttctgcgatatgacaacgggaatatgtttagcttggccagtcaAGCATCATAAGGAAGCTCTGCTATtgcgggaatcagcttagttgctgtttACCGAACATTTCCAAAAGTTCACTGCCTTTTTAAGCGGGAAATAAACGCTAGTATGCAGTACTCAATTTTAGGGCGTACAAACACTGTAtataaagtcaaaaacgtcttagcgtcgacatgcctgaaagccctacgtattgaccataaagttctaaaaacctttggcggctattgcacagcagtgtgcagtagtctttaggtcttggctaacgatgactcctaagtcattgtgtctggacgacaggtagctcagtgttattcatggtgtatgtatctgtaccttgatgactgatatgcatcacaacacaacTGGAAGTATTTATCGACAACtaccaggtttgagaccattcagataattccttcaggtcattttggagttctgaGCTATCACCCTTACGTCGTATCATTCTCTATaccttgacatcgtcagcatatagcaagaccgatgatgataagagacgaggaaggtcatttacatacaagaggaatagcactgtcCCCCAAACTGCACCCTGACGCACTCCCCtgagcacagtttcccagccagataactttgagttcacccgtactctttgtgggcgcccaactaggaagtaTTTTATCCATATCAGTAGATTGTCCACAATTCCGACATCTCTcagcttatataacagccggatGTGTGGAACATTGtaaaaagctttgctgaaatcaatgtagACTACGTCTACatgtaacttttggtccttaagagcacacCAGCTTTCACAAGCAATTAATAAgctagtgagacaagaataacctattctgaaaccgtgctgcttctccgaaaggatccggtattcatcgagatacttaaacagctccttgcgaataatcttttctaaaattttaacaaccacactagttaagctaacgggtcgGTAATTCTCAGATGTATGTTTCGTAACTGTTTTGAAGGCGTTCtttcagtcttttggtaaacgatcCTGTGTTACGGATAtattaaagcatatacttaaaagGTTCTCAACGAAGTTAGCTAATTCCTCTAGTAGCCTAGAATGCAATTCATTGAGCCCcatggatttacctatgtcaagcttatttagcagatcaaagacatcgagttctttaatggccacgctatccagtgtatgtgtggggggaTTTGTGTGCGATGATGTGATGGGTGCTCctatggtatatacattgctaaagtagttcgagaacacttgagccttgccaaagtcgtcctccactaatgatgcggcagtactgtctccccatagtgcaggaatattttttcttctttttgtcctttggtttatatacgaATACAAACTTTTGGGACATTCTATGGGTTTCTCGACAATTTTCTCTTCGTACAATCTTCTAAACTTACGGAGGGTTGAGGCACAGGTATTCCGAgcttttcgatactgagattttgtctcaCCAGTCCCCAGTGACCTAAGTttatcccacatttttcttctcttacagagaaggatgcggacctccctactgaaccgtGGTGGGGAGTTTCTCGGCCCCCTTGGTTTATTCTAAGGGATGTGGGGTGtgataacttttaagtatgaatttcgaaatgcgtaccaagccgtttcaattgaggactctgggtctattgtccaatctacttacgatgctgagtgcatgacatctggtatgtttgctttccagacgttaggtctggattgggCTGATGCGTGTTCGTgattgacagttatatggaagtcaaaacttaaaactgcgtgatcacttttactGAGTGGTGACATGTAATGAaggttcgcaacgtcatcctcatagtgagtcagtataagatctagtaaggatgattcagagTCCGGGTCgaacctagtcgcttctttcacatgttgcactagggcacatgtgataaccgcatcaactagttcctgcttgAAGGAAGTATTTGACGATTCATTCCGCAAAtcttcccagtctaccataggtgcattaaagtcccctaggattagacaacGACCACTTTgagaccaagtattgagactgcttaacaggatctcatttgcctcataGCTTGAACTGCGATAGACCAagccaatcagcagctcttgtcccttgcatttcaagcggcaactaactaattcacacgtcccactctcatgggatacactatcgataatggcaaatggggtAGCATTcttaatgaatagagctactccgcctcctttacgcttttgtgctctgtcggcccttactaacgtaaaacccccgaaatcaagttccatactattaCAAACTGTGtaagccaggtttctgttactgcgattatgtctggctatgtagagtcaatctgtacacctagttccgattgCTTATTGAGTAAGCTTCGGGCATTATTGTAGCAGATCCGAAGCCATTTtaagtggcttcggcatcattttCTATTGaagccttacaacccgaaaatttaaaattttcaggtccttttccccagcgtctaacctaagttgtagttctttttcggcttcccgtctAATTACGCGGTCTACCAACGGCAAGTCCTCACGAATAAAAACTCccgaaccctttaatttgtgtccattctgtaaaTATAAGTCGTGTTTTTTCGAagatttgaatactactttaagcagtctgtaTTGATTTGGCTTCAAGTTCGCTAGACTACCTGGTCTAGACACCTATACCAAGGTGACTCCGGAGATATTTTGAAGTACAAGTTGATTAAGTAGCTGTTTTATCAGCACAATGTCATTCTCAAAATGAGTTTTCGGTTTGGAGCTTTCACTCtatgattctatgaaaaataactgatcTGTCATTGTGATCAGCCTTCGATTTCTCGACTACTTTTATGGGGGCAGGATTCCCTTTTATATCATTATGTtatttcttccttacaacctgcgCCCATTCGTCGACGTTGCTTGGAGAAGCAACCACAGTCGCGTCAAACATACTATAGGATGCTGGACGATTTTCTACGACTTTTGAGGTCAGGTTATTTTTCCCGctagaaaccgatcgagccttgtgATTGTGGCTTCTAGGCGTTTTCTTTTGGATATCATTTAGAAGACGGCGGACAGAAGAAACTTCTTTTCTTGAGTTTTTAGTTAAGACAGACCTCTTTGAAgattgttttttctctttcgGTCGGTGTGAGTCAGCTGTTTTAGAACTCACCTGAGCTTGCTTTACACCaatttgcgtgtcgacagagCGAGTACTGTCCGATGCGTGCTGACCTCGCTTTCCGAAACACTTTTTCGCAGCATTTACCAacgagatggcctcggttagagagctgtttgcatccgaacagCACTGCTGACAAAGCCATACTATACCGTTTTTACTGAACCGTTTAAAAGCCGCAGGCGTTaaattcgtgcaaacttcgtggtaccagactttgcactcatcgcactgcatgccacTTTCAACGGGATAACGAAAACCCGGACGTTGGCTATTACCTTTTTTGCACTGTCCTGTCATTAAACAAGGGtctatttctttaaaaaaactagACGCAATAACACTCAGAGACAAAAATGATCTACGAAAAAAATGTGAAAAGCTGTGGATTGTTagaaccaaaagtactaacagatacaatcGAAAACCAAGTACTCAAAAGTACCGACGACAAGCCACTTTAGAAACAGAAACGTCACTCtaatcgaatactttaactgaaataaattcaattaaagtgaagacagtagtcttgatacgtaataaacgatcaaaacaatagaacttactcagcgaggaaaaattcTATTGTCCTTTTAATTAGCGCGCTTTTTACCTTGACTTCTCAAAGGTTTTCGATAGGGCCAACCATATATGTCTTGCCAGTAAGCTCAAACGATTTGGTATCAGACGGCAGAACAATTaactttaacacttcaaagtgtaaagaaGTCCTTCTGAGGCATGCTACAGACTACAACCACAACTTAGGCAACTCCCCTCTTGAGGTATCTCAAGTTGAAAAAATATCTAGTTGTGTTGGTGCCctatgatttgaagtcttacgctaactgcgaTAAAAGTGCCTTACGAGCAAACTTTGCACTgataacgttgaagcgcatttttggccagttctACAGAAGgactttccacataatcttcaacagttttattagtcccatttagagtacggaaccAGCATTTACTCCCCCACTCCAAGAGATAAGGACACTGTGGAACATACTAACGGCGAGCCGTGAAATCAGCTCGAGGACTAAAATTCAAGCCTTATAAAGAGCACCTCCaatcactagacctttacccattggAGTaaaggcgtcttagaggtggcCTTTTAATGACTTACAGTATCCTAATATAGTCCACCAATGCAGATGATCTTTATCGGATGATTGGAGGTCTACTCGAGTTGGACGCGATTGGTGTGACAAAAAAGCTAACTCAGAAGTCACACCCCGCGGTCAGCATCTAGTGTGGGTTAATCCCTCGACATATCGAAGTGCTATGGCTGCTTCGAAGACCGTATAACACAGAGGACGTGGTTACAAAAATATTTtggttaaggtagatacaagcgaaagtaagaccaccgccgcatgggccagtccacggcacacgattaactgatgcgcgttggttatCCTTGACCTTGATAGGGATCGATGACTTGTTCGATATTTAGTGACACAAACTCTCGAATGATTTgactagggctcagtgacattccAGTTGCCCTACACTAAATACTTCTGGTCATCCCGTCAAACActtacttaagcttagtcccaacATAAAAATTAGGGATAACAACAAGAAACTGGAGGCACAATTCAGCAAAACGGACCCTCTACCctttaagagttgtcaaatgttGGAATTCGCAgccggctgagctagtccaTATAACTACTTAGGAGATATTTAAGAGAATATTTAACATATTCCCAAGGACTATGGACAGTATCTTACTATGGTTTGCcaccttttttttaatttttcctcTCTTGTTGGTAAAAAAATCACATTCCTGCCTGAAGGTATCTCTGATCCACTGTTGCTAGATACGaaagcccgttaagcgaaagcttctgtTCCACCCAGGACCGTATGAACAATTTGAGCCATTTAGTGTTGAATACCTATAAAATCATGTATTTTAAAGATATTCAAGACATCAAAAACTACTTGAGatataatattttcataattatattTGACAAGATATTCATAGATATTTTAAAAGATTTAAATGGGGATTGAACTATATTGCGCAGAGTTTGTAGGTAGTGTTACGAATCATCATTGGTTGTTCATGTTATGTTGAACATTTTGTCATTAGTGGACTAAATGTTTTTGTAATCTAGAAATTTATTGTCATTtccaaatatatataatttatgagTCACAAATCCATAAACCATCAGCGGTCAACTTAAGTGTCTTTCTAATGCTACTCTCTAGAGAAGGATTTCAtttttttgtgaagattttactTCAATATTAGCTCATCTCCAAACTTACTCTATGTTTCTCTGTCCATAGAACGTTTCTGCTTTGTTATCGCGATTGAAGTTGCGAGCGGAGTTAGTTCGACGCTGACATAGGACTACAATATATTTGTATTGTGTTAAGTTTAATGACTATGTATGTGGGGTGTCTTTTATGAAGCTTGCTATCTAGACTTTATTGTGCTTATTTTCTAGGAGtgtaaataaatcaaactactgagatcatgaattttGTGCTTATGCCTAACGAATATGGTTCTTGTCGACGGCTGACAATTATTCACACTGGTTTAAATCTTTGCTTATCATTTGAGTCTAGTAGTGCCTTTATCTCATGTTGGTTTTCTGAACAACGAAATCCTCACGTCGTTAGTTTTTCTTACAAAGTAGTCCTGTGTCGGTCCATTTATGCTATGTCTTTGCAACGCCAAAAGATCTGATGGTATAATTACAAACAGGAAATGTTTGTATCGTCGCTATTGTTAAATGAAATTGATGTCATCAATTTCTCCCAATCTGTTCGTGTACGGCTGCTACTAGGCTTTTGTTTAAGTTTAAGACATTTGTGTTTCTCACTAAAGGGTCGGTTTTCAACTCATATCATCTGAAGGTTAATATATCACAGCTAATAATACTCATGCGACCCATTCTTTCTGTTAGTAATTTTCAAGTTATTGCCGTAGCTTACTATAAATATGTCATATTTCAACTATTTTCAAAGAACAGCGTACGTTATTGTATTCTTACAATTTGATGCATGTCCCAACAATATTTATCAGATGCTGTtttaacttatttattatttttaaacggTATCATCTTGTTTTGTCTTAACTGCAGTGAAAAGTTATTTCATCACACCACTTAGCATAGACTAATTGGATTTTATTTACCCATATCTTCAGATCATTGGTTCATAAACGACAAGTGGATATATTTTTGGTGCTGATAAATCCGTTCGTTAGTAAATGTATACTAAATTCTTAACTTACTCTCGTCTCCGGCTAGTCCATCAGCGTTAGAAGCAACTGAGAGTATTAGAATGCTGTACTGTTTCTTCCATGTTTTTAACATGCGTACAGAAACTCGTAAGTGGATGGTTACACATAATTTACTCAAACGTCGTGATGCATTTAGAAATATGAATTTCTCTTTGATAATCACTTTTAAGGGATAGATCGTTTGTCAGTTGATTAACTTACTGACTTATATTGGGCAGGTGACAGTTCCGTTTAGTGGAAATGCTGATAGAATGTAGTCTTTTGATCGCCTTGACCATCAATTCAGTATATATGAAATACATCCCTCTGGATGTATAATTTTGTTTCAAAACTGGTCTACGTCAACATCGAATGATAGGGAGTAAAGTAGTTGAGCGAATCAACCAATTCACTTATCTTGGTAGCCTCATAAACTGTTTTGTATTAGTGTGTGGTAAAATCCTAGCACGGATCCAAAGGTTTTTATCGGTCTTTACTGGCTTAAGTCACTTTTAGCATAAGCGAGATTTGTTCGCCAACCAAAGACAGAGTATAATACACTGCAGCTTGTTCAATTCTACGAAAAAAAAATGCATCACCATCTTTTTTTCATTTCCATACTCCATTTTTACTCCCCGTGATGTTGAACATCGTAGCGGCTTACGTGTTTACTTAATTACTTCAGGTATGGTTTCCTGTTTTTGTCACACCAAAGTTTCTTTATGTATATTTGTAGAGTATACTACGggtttttttctgttttgtacATACTATTCCTTTCCCTCTAGATTGGACAGTAAAGTCATGCAGTCATTTAGGTGTATACTCACGAAAGGGATTCCATTGCAAATTGCCTATCGGTAAGACTTGATTATCACTTAGCTTCCACACATATAGATATCGAAGTTATGGTATCAGATTAAAAAGTTTTGATCCACCTTATTTGGTAAGTACAGTTCCTGATGAAGTATGTATTTAGGTGAATTAGTCTGTCAAACCACCTATTCATATTTATCAAAGTGTGCAGTTTGATGTAAGAGGACATAACTACGTGCAGCTAGAGAAGTTCACTTCATACATTCACAAGTTTT
This window encodes:
- the MRPL48_1 gene encoding 39S ribosomal protein L48, mitochondrial (EggNog:ENOG41KOG4060~COG:S); protein product: MVSCFCHTKVSLCIFVEYTTGFFLFCTYYSFPSRLDSKVMQSFRCILTKGIPLQIAYRYRSYGIRLKSFDPPYLSVKPPIHIYQSVQFDVRGHNYVQLEKFTSYIHKFFINCGYEVENFPLPPSKKLYRLYHTNSTNIRSDFEISEFRRIYRISGVRAVQLPILLDLIYQNLSSGINIHIGKTDTSLDENRFVPQLEKEALEKELSKLKF